A region from the uncultured Draconibacterium sp. genome encodes:
- a CDS encoding tail fiber protein, with protein sequence MEPFLGQIIMFAGNFAPRGWAMCEGQLLPINSNQALFSILGTTYGGDGRTTFALPDLRGRVAMHPGSGPGLSTYRLGQKGGVEDVTLNINQIPSHTHNGTGTVQAASGQPDETSPIGTVPAPLTNGTEGYAETASGSMKTDGVTLNIQNTGGNLAHNNIQPFNCVNFIIALQGIFPSRS encoded by the coding sequence ATGGAACCATTTTTAGGACAAATTATAATGTTTGCCGGCAATTTTGCCCCAAGAGGGTGGGCAATGTGCGAAGGTCAGTTATTACCCATTAATAGTAATCAGGCTTTGTTTTCTATTTTAGGAACAACCTATGGCGGCGATGGGCGTACCACCTTTGCTTTACCCGATCTCAGAGGAAGAGTAGCAATGCATCCCGGTTCCGGACCGGGACTATCGACTTACCGCCTGGGGCAAAAAGGAGGTGTTGAAGATGTTACTCTTAATATAAATCAAATTCCGTCGCACACCCACAATGGCACCGGAACGGTTCAGGCAGCTTCAGGCCAGCCTGATGAAACAAGTCCGATTGGCACGGTTCCGGCTCCCTTAACAAACGGAACCGAAGGTTATGCAGAAACGGCAAGTGGTTCAATGAAAACTGATGGCGTTACATTGAATATTCAAAATACCGGAGGAAACCTGGCGCATAACAATATTCAGCCCTTTAATTGTGTAAACTTTATCATCGCATTACAGGGTATATTCCCTTCTCGTAGCTAA
- a CDS encoding tail fiber protein gives MEPFIGQIMMFGGNFAPRGWALCDGQLLSIAQNTALFSILGTMYGGDGRTTFGLPDLRGRVAIHPGTGPGLSTYRQGQKGGVENVTLSVNQIPSHSHGGTGTIQAASGQPDETSPIGTVPAPLTNGTEGYAETASGAMKADGVTLNIQNTGGSQSHTNVQPYNCVNFIIALQGIFPSRS, from the coding sequence ATGGAACCCTTTATTGGACAAATTATGATGTTTGGTGGCAATTTTGCGCCCCGTGGATGGGCTTTATGTGATGGACAGTTATTATCAATTGCGCAGAATACAGCCCTGTTCTCGATACTTGGAACTATGTATGGCGGCGATGGTCGTACCACTTTTGGCTTACCCGACCTTCGTGGAAGAGTTGCTATACATCCGGGAACAGGACCGGGATTATCTACTTATCGTCAGGGACAAAAAGGAGGAGTAGAGAATGTTACCCTCTCAGTTAATCAAATTCCTTCACACAGTCATGGTGGTACCGGTACCATTCAGGCAGCATCAGGGCAGCCCGATGAAACAAGCCCGATTGGAACAGTGCCGGCACCATTAACCAATGGAACAGAAGGTTATGCTGAAACGGCCAGCGGTGCGATGAAAGCCGACGGCGTTACATTGAATATACAAAATACAGGAGGTAGTCAGTCGCATACCAATGTGCAGCCTTATAACTGTGTGAATTTTATTATTGCATTGCAGGGGATATTTCCTTCACGAAGCTAA
- a CDS encoding tagaturonate reductase: MKKLNRTNATETVKYPTRILQFGEGNFLRAFTDWIVNKMNKETGFNSGIDVVQPLANGMIELLNDQDGLFHVYLKGIKNGKPVTEFTLVDCINKGINPYSDFESYKASILNPDLRFVFSNTTEAGISWEEKDTLDMAPQNSFPAKVAAMLHMRYKAFNGDTSKGLIFFACELIDRNGEMLKKLVLQHAEKWQLGNDFITWVNTACCFCSTLVDRIVPGFPRDEIKEIQEELGYEDNLVVVGEYFHLWVIEAPEWVQDEFPAAQAGLDVKFVKDMTRFREQKVQVLNGCHTGSYAVSYLSGIETVRDAYENLEVGNFMKELVYDEVLPVLDGTEKELKKFANKILERFANPFIRHQWQSIALNAMSKWETRNLPSLINFNQKHGMLPQKLVFSLAAMIAYFKGEANGEVYNVQDDQWIVDFYKQAWAECDGRPISIYNLCEKVLGLDKVWKQNLNEIPNLTITVSHYLFLITQVGMKRAVKAVLSEDNPLMQITIDKMSN, encoded by the coding sequence ATGAAGAAATTAAATCGAACGAATGCAACTGAAACCGTAAAATATCCAACAAGGATACTTCAGTTTGGAGAAGGAAACTTTTTACGCGCCTTTACCGATTGGATCGTAAATAAAATGAACAAAGAAACCGGGTTTAACTCGGGAATAGATGTGGTACAGCCGCTAGCAAATGGGATGATTGAACTGCTGAACGACCAGGACGGACTTTTTCATGTGTACCTGAAAGGAATTAAAAACGGGAAGCCTGTAACGGAGTTTACGCTGGTTGACTGTATTAACAAAGGCATAAACCCTTACAGCGATTTCGAATCGTATAAAGCGAGTATTTTAAACCCCGATTTGCGTTTTGTGTTTTCGAATACTACCGAAGCCGGTATTAGTTGGGAAGAAAAGGATACCCTGGATATGGCTCCGCAGAACTCGTTTCCGGCAAAAGTAGCAGCAATGTTGCACATGCGTTACAAGGCATTTAACGGCGATACCTCAAAAGGATTAATCTTTTTTGCCTGCGAGCTGATTGATCGTAACGGAGAAATGCTGAAAAAACTTGTGCTTCAGCATGCCGAAAAATGGCAGTTGGGCAACGATTTTATCACCTGGGTTAACACAGCCTGTTGTTTCTGCAGTACCTTGGTAGACCGTATTGTGCCGGGTTTTCCGCGCGACGAGATAAAAGAAATTCAAGAGGAACTGGGCTACGAAGATAACCTGGTTGTTGTGGGCGAATATTTCCACCTGTGGGTAATTGAGGCTCCCGAGTGGGTACAGGATGAATTTCCTGCAGCACAAGCGGGCCTCGACGTGAAATTTGTAAAAGACATGACCCGTTTTCGTGAACAAAAGGTGCAGGTGCTTAACGGGTGCCACACCGGAAGTTATGCCGTTTCGTACCTGAGCGGTATTGAAACTGTGCGCGACGCCTACGAAAACCTCGAGGTGGGTAATTTTATGAAAGAACTGGTTTACGACGAAGTTTTGCCCGTTTTAGATGGTACCGAAAAAGAACTCAAGAAATTTGCCAATAAAATTCTGGAACGTTTTGCCAACCCCTTTATTCGTCACCAGTGGCAAAGTATTGCGCTCAACGCCATGTCGAAATGGGAAACACGTAACTTACCATCGTTAATTAACTTTAACCAAAAGCATGGTATGTTACCACAAAAACTGGTGTTCTCGCTGGCTGCAATGATTGCGTATTTTAAAGGAGAAGCAAACGGCGAAGTATATAATGTGCAAGACGACCAGTGGATTGTTGATTTCTACAAACAAGCTTGGGCCGAATGCGATGGCCGCCCAATTTCAATTTATAACTTGTGCGAAAAAGTACTGGGCCTCGATAAGGTGTGGAAACAAAACCTGAATGAAATTCCGAATCTTACCATTACCGTTAGTCATTACCTGTTTTTAATTACCCAGGTAGGTATGAAAAGAGCAGTAAAAGCTGTACTTAGCGAAGATAACCCGCTGATGCAGATTACCATTGATAAGATGAGCAATTAA
- a CDS encoding altronate dehydratase family protein, with the protein MADYIKINPNDNVIIALKDFRAGETLTVDGAQITIAGDVPKGHKIALSAIAPDADIIKYGAPIGHATTAIEAGEHIHVQNLKTNLSGTINYSFNQKLNELKIAQRELTFQGYKRANGKVGIRNELWIVPTVGCVNGQAQQIIDLFKQEVNPNDIDGVEVFKHSYGCSQLGDDHTNTQKALADVINHPNAGGVFVLGLGCENNQIDQLKTFIGDFDESRVRFLAAQDVEDEVETGLEIVKEIYEVMHTDKREAVPLSELNIGLKCGGSDGFSGITANPLVGAFSDFLVAQGGTTILTEVPEMFGAETLLMERAQNKAVFDKTVSLINDFKDYYLQHKLPVYENPSPGNKKGGISTLEDKSLGCTQKGGMATVVDVLKYAEPIKTKGLNLLSAPGNDLVAASALGFSGCQMVLFTTGRGTPFGSFVPTMKISTNSDLYHKKKNWIDFNAGTLLEGKSMEQLLEDFVQFVIEIASGKQLNHEKTGFKEIAIFKTGVTL; encoded by the coding sequence ATGGCAGACTACATAAAAATAAATCCGAACGACAATGTGATAATCGCGCTGAAAGATTTTCGGGCCGGCGAGACGCTGACCGTCGACGGAGCGCAGATAACAATTGCCGGCGATGTGCCAAAAGGACATAAAATAGCACTATCCGCTATTGCTCCCGATGCGGACATAATAAAGTATGGTGCACCCATAGGGCATGCCACTACCGCGATTGAAGCCGGCGAACACATACATGTGCAAAACCTGAAAACCAATCTTTCAGGAACTATCAACTATTCGTTCAACCAAAAATTAAACGAGCTGAAAATTGCGCAACGCGAGCTCACTTTTCAGGGGTATAAGCGGGCGAATGGCAAAGTGGGTATTCGTAACGAGTTGTGGATTGTTCCAACAGTAGGATGTGTGAATGGCCAGGCACAACAAATAATTGATTTGTTTAAACAGGAAGTTAATCCCAACGATATTGATGGGGTAGAGGTGTTTAAACACAGCTACGGTTGTTCGCAATTGGGCGACGACCATACCAATACCCAAAAGGCGCTGGCCGACGTCATTAATCATCCGAATGCCGGAGGTGTTTTTGTGCTGGGCTTAGGTTGCGAAAACAACCAGATTGACCAACTTAAAACCTTTATTGGCGATTTCGATGAAAGCCGTGTGCGCTTTTTAGCTGCCCAGGATGTGGAGGATGAAGTGGAAACCGGTCTTGAGATTGTAAAAGAAATTTACGAGGTAATGCACACCGATAAGCGCGAGGCAGTTCCACTCTCGGAACTAAATATAGGCTTAAAATGTGGTGGCTCCGATGGGTTTTCCGGAATAACTGCAAATCCCCTGGTGGGGGCCTTTTCCGATTTTCTGGTGGCGCAGGGCGGAACAACCATACTTACCGAAGTGCCTGAAATGTTTGGTGCCGAAACCCTGTTGATGGAGCGCGCGCAAAATAAAGCGGTATTTGATAAAACGGTAAGCTTAATTAACGATTTTAAAGATTATTACCTGCAACACAAGCTTCCGGTATACGAAAATCCTTCGCCTGGCAATAAAAAAGGAGGTATCTCAACACTCGAGGATAAGTCGCTGGGATGCACTCAAAAAGGAGGCATGGCCACCGTAGTTGATGTGTTAAAATATGCTGAACCCATAAAAACAAAGGGCTTAAACCTGCTTTCGGCTCCCGGCAACGATTTGGTGGCTGCATCGGCCCTGGGATTTAGTGGCTGTCAGATGGTACTGTTTACCACTGGCCGCGGAACACCTTTTGGCAGTTTTGTTCCTACCATGAAAATTTCTACCAATTCGGATTTGTACCACAAAAAGAAAAACTGGATTGACTTTAATGCCGGTACCCTGTTGGAAGGAAAAAGCATGGAGCAACTTCTTGAAGACTTCGTACAGTTTGTAATTGAAATAGCAAGCGGCAAACAACTTAATCACGAAAAAACTGGTTTTAAGGAAATCGCCATTTTTAAAACCGGCGTAACACTATAG
- a CDS encoding dihydroorotate dehydrogenase-like protein encodes MANLSTTYMGIELKNPLILGASNLVTKPDVIKQIEEAGIGAIVYRSLFEEQIQLENLQMDEELSEYENRNAEMTNLFPGLEHAGPKEHLYNVAKMVKSVDVPVFASLNAIYEPTWIEYAQELEKTGVAGLEINLYAVPGYFEVTGESIEQKQVEIVKAIKQVVKIPVSVKISLFYTNPLNFIKKVDEAGADGYVLFNRFFQPEIDIEKEEYFYPWELSNPKDHMVGLRYAGLLHGNVDGSVCVSRGIYDANDVIKMILAGADVVQMVSTVYRNSPSVISDILMDINRWMDDKGYKSLDDFRGKLSRKNMKDPFAYQRAQYVDILMKSEDIFKKYPMV; translated from the coding sequence ATGGCAAATCTTTCAACAACCTACATGGGAATCGAGTTAAAAAATCCACTCATCCTTGGAGCAAGCAACTTAGTAACAAAACCCGATGTAATAAAACAAATTGAGGAGGCAGGAATTGGCGCAATTGTTTATCGTTCGCTTTTTGAAGAGCAAATACAGCTCGAGAACCTGCAAATGGATGAAGAATTAAGTGAGTATGAAAACCGTAATGCGGAAATGACCAACTTGTTTCCCGGTTTGGAACACGCAGGACCTAAAGAACATTTGTACAATGTAGCGAAAATGGTTAAAAGTGTTGATGTACCGGTGTTTGCGAGCTTAAATGCCATTTACGAACCAACCTGGATAGAATATGCCCAGGAGCTGGAAAAAACCGGTGTGGCAGGACTGGAAATCAACCTTTACGCTGTACCCGGTTATTTCGAGGTTACCGGCGAGTCGATAGAACAGAAACAGGTTGAAATTGTAAAAGCAATAAAACAGGTCGTTAAGATTCCGGTAAGTGTAAAAATTAGTTTGTTTTACACCAATCCCTTAAACTTTATTAAAAAAGTTGATGAAGCCGGTGCCGATGGTTATGTGCTGTTTAACCGATTCTTTCAGCCCGAAATTGACATCGAAAAAGAAGAATACTTTTATCCGTGGGAATTAAGCAACCCGAAAGACCACATGGTTGGCCTGCGTTACGCCGGTTTGTTACACGGAAATGTTGACGGTAGCGTTTGTGTTAGCCGTGGTATTTACGATGCCAATGATGTTATAAAAATGATTTTGGCCGGAGCAGATGTGGTGCAAATGGTAAGTACTGTTTACCGTAATTCACCATCGGTAATTTCTGATATCTTGATGGATATTAACCGTTGGATGGATGATAAAGGCTACAAGTCGTTGGATGATTTCAGAGGAAAGCTTTCGCGCAAAAACATGAAAGATCCTTTTGCTTATCAACGTGCACAATATGTTGATATTTTAATGAAATCAGAAGATATCTTTAAAAAGTACCCGATGGTATAA
- a CDS encoding sodium-translocating pyrophosphatase, with amino-acid sequence MSNIFLIVPIASLLALAFAWIFFKSLMKNSEGTERMKEIAQYVRDGAMAYLKRQYKVVGIVFIVLFILLTIMAYFGVQNPFVPIAFLTGGFFSGLCGFLGMKTATFASARTAHGASQSLNKGLQVAFRSGAVMGLIVVGFALLDIAAWYLFLSEVVFTPAHLANGLEFIGLHFVHGSADYVANGVITEAGQKVKLVEITVTMLTFGMGASTQALFARVGGGIYTKAADVGADLVGKVEAGIPEDDPRNPATIADNVGDNVGDVAGMGADLYESYAGSILATAALGAALPAIVLKDTGIDPIKAVTAPMIVAAIGILLSIIGIYMVRTKESATQKNLLNALLIGTGGSSVLILLALVGLAFLGWITWGVFWAVVIGLAAGVIIGQATEYYTSDEYKPTKGIAEQAQQGPATTIIDGIAVGMNSTWIPVVTIVLGIMGSFWAAGGAEHFAMGVYGIGFAAVGMLSTLGITLATDAFGPIADNAGGNAEMAELDPEVRERTDALDMLGNTTAATGKGFAIGSAALTAMALISAYMEEVRLWFGKIAKAGEGFVTKGEYVFYNDVAPAVEEGVKVIKISAASVKDFSAAYDITLFNPLFLGGLFLGSMMAFLFSAMTMKAVGRAAGAMVEEVRRQFREIKGILEGTATPEYAKCVEISTRGAQKEMLVPSLVAIIVPIIVGASMGVAGVIGLLAGGLTAGFTLAVFMNNAGGAWDNAKKYIEKGNFGGKGSEAHHAGVVGDTVGDPFKDTSGPSLNILIKLMTMVSVVMAGLTVTLSLL; translated from the coding sequence ATGAGCAACATTTTTTTAATTGTGCCTATAGCCTCGCTGTTGGCTTTGGCATTTGCCTGGATTTTCTTCAAATCGCTGATGAAGAATTCAGAAGGTACTGAGCGCATGAAAGAAATTGCACAATACGTTCGCGACGGTGCAATGGCTTATTTAAAGCGTCAGTATAAAGTAGTGGGAATTGTATTTATAGTACTTTTCATCCTGCTTACCATTATGGCGTATTTTGGTGTTCAAAATCCATTTGTTCCTATTGCATTCTTAACCGGTGGTTTCTTCTCCGGACTTTGCGGTTTCCTTGGAATGAAAACTGCAACTTTTGCATCAGCAAGAACTGCACACGGAGCTTCACAATCTTTAAATAAAGGTTTGCAAGTGGCTTTCCGTAGTGGCGCTGTTATGGGATTAATTGTTGTGGGTTTTGCATTGTTAGATATTGCAGCCTGGTATTTATTTTTAAGCGAAGTAGTATTTACTCCTGCACACCTGGCCAATGGCCTTGAGTTTATAGGTTTGCATTTTGTACACGGAAGTGCTGATTATGTAGCCAACGGTGTAATTACCGAAGCCGGACAAAAAGTTAAACTGGTAGAGATTACAGTAACCATGTTAACCTTCGGAATGGGTGCGTCAACACAAGCCCTGTTTGCACGTGTTGGTGGTGGTATTTACACCAAAGCAGCCGATGTTGGTGCCGACCTTGTTGGTAAAGTTGAAGCCGGTATTCCTGAAGACGATCCGCGTAACCCTGCTACAATTGCCGACAATGTTGGCGATAACGTAGGTGATGTTGCCGGTATGGGCGCCGACCTTTACGAATCGTATGCCGGTTCTATTTTGGCAACCGCTGCGCTTGGTGCTGCGCTTCCCGCAATTGTGCTGAAAGATACGGGTATCGACCCAATTAAAGCAGTAACTGCTCCAATGATTGTGGCGGCAATAGGTATTTTGCTTTCAATTATTGGTATTTATATGGTTCGTACAAAAGAATCGGCTACTCAGAAAAACTTATTAAATGCCTTGCTTATCGGAACGGGTGGTAGCTCGGTTCTTATTCTTTTGGCACTGGTAGGTTTAGCATTTTTAGGTTGGATTACCTGGGGTGTTTTCTGGGCTGTTGTTATTGGTTTGGCTGCTGGTGTAATTATTGGTCAGGCAACCGAATATTATACTTCTGACGAATACAAGCCAACAAAAGGTATTGCCGAGCAGGCACAACAAGGTCCTGCAACCACCATAATCGATGGTATTGCTGTTGGTATGAATTCAACATGGATTCCGGTTGTAACCATCGTTCTTGGAATTATGGGTTCGTTTTGGGCCGCGGGTGGTGCCGAACACTTTGCCATGGGGGTTTACGGAATTGGTTTTGCTGCTGTTGGTATGCTTTCAACTCTTGGAATTACCCTGGCAACCGATGCTTTTGGTCCGATTGCCGATAACGCAGGTGGTAACGCCGAAATGGCAGAATTAGATCCTGAGGTTCGTGAACGTACTGATGCATTGGATATGTTGGGTAATACAACTGCTGCAACCGGTAAAGGTTTTGCAATTGGTTCGGCTGCACTTACTGCCATGGCACTTATTTCGGCTTATATGGAAGAAGTTCGTTTGTGGTTTGGTAAAATTGCCAAAGCAGGCGAAGGTTTTGTTACCAAAGGAGAATATGTGTTCTATAACGATGTTGCACCTGCGGTGGAAGAAGGAGTAAAAGTGATTAAGATTTCTGCTGCTTCTGTAAAAGATTTCTCTGCAGCTTACGATATTACGCTTTTTAATCCATTGTTCCTGGGTGGTTTATTCCTGGGCTCGATGATGGCCTTCTTGTTTAGTGCAATGACAATGAAAGCTGTAGGTCGTGCTGCCGGTGCAATGGTTGAAGAAGTGCGTCGTCAGTTCCGCGAAATAAAAGGAATTTTGGAAGGTACTGCTACTCCAGAATATGCTAAATGTGTGGAGATTTCAACACGTGGAGCACAGAAAGAAATGTTGGTTCCGTCGTTGGTGGCTATAATTGTGCCAATTATTGTTGGAGCAAGCATGGGAGTTGCCGGTGTAATTGGTTTGTTGGCCGGTGGTTTAACAGCAGGTTTTACATTGGCAGTATTTATGAATAACGCTGGTGGTGCCTGGGATAACGCCAAAAAATACATCGAAAAAGGAAACTTCGGTGGAAAAGGTAGCGAAGCACACCACGCTGGTGTTGTTGGCGATACTGTTGGCGATCCTTTTAAAGATACTTCAGGCCCTTCGTTAAATATTCTGATTAAATTAATGACAATGGTATCGGTTGTAATGGCCGGTTTAACAGTAACACTTAGTTTGCTGTAA